In the Desulfuromonas sp. DDH964 genome, ACCGCCGCCTTGGCAGAGAAGATCCTGGCCTCACGGGCCCATCCCCAGCAGGGCTACCGCAGCGTCCTGGGGCTGATCCGGCTGGCCAAGACCTACACGCCCGAGCGCCTGGAGGCGGCCTGCCAGCGGGCCCTGGCAACAAACGCCTGTCGCCTCAAGAGCGTCGCCTCGATCCTCAAAACCGGACTGGACCGCCAGTCGCTCCCCGAGTCCACCGAGTCCCAACTCTCATTGCTGCCGAGTCACGACAACATCCGCGGCGCCGGCTACTACCACTGACCAAGGAGACCACCATGCTCAGCCACCCCACCGACGACAAACTGCGCGCCCTCAAGCTGACCGGCATGCTCAAGGCCCTTCAGGAACAGCGCCTTAGCGAGACCGCCGATGCCTTGAGCTTCGAGGAGCGCCTCGGCCTGCTGGTCGACCGCGAGCAGACCGAGCGCGACAGCCGCCGGCTCACCACTCGCCTGCGCACGGCCCGGCTGCGTCAGAGCGCCTGCATCGAGGACCTCGACTGGAGGGCACCCCGGGGACTCGACCGCGACCTCGTGCTGGCGCTGGCCGGCGGTCGCTACCTCGCCAAGGGCCACAACATTCTCATCACCGGCCCCACCGGCGTCGGCAAGAGCTACCTCGCCTGCGCCTTGGCTCACAAGGCCTGCCGCCTCGGCTGCAAGACCCTCTACCTGCGCCTGCCCCGCTTCCTGGAGGAACTGGCCCTCGCGCGGGCCGACGGCCGCTACCCCAAGATGATGGATAGAGTCGCCAAGACTCAACTGCTCGTCCTCGACGATTGGGGGCTCGCCCCCATGACCGCCGCCGGTTGCCGCGATCTGCTCGAAATCCTCGAGGACCGCCACAATCTGCGTTCGACCCTGATCACCAGCCAGCTTCCGGTCGAAGCCTGGCACGACTACCTCGGGGATCCGACGGTCGCCGACGCCATCCTCGACCGCCTCATCCACAACGCCTACCGGCTCACCTTGAAAGGAGAATCGATGCGCAAAC is a window encoding:
- the istB gene encoding IS21-like element helper ATPase IstB gives rise to the protein MLSHPTDDKLRALKLTGMLKALQEQRLSETADALSFEERLGLLVDREQTERDSRRLTTRLRTARLRQSACIEDLDWRAPRGLDRDLVLALAGGRYLAKGHNILITGPTGVGKSYLACALAHKACRLGCKTLYLRLPRFLEELALARADGRYPKMMDRVAKTQLLVLDDWGLAPMTAAGCRDLLEILEDRHNLRSTLITSQLPVEAWHDYLGDPTVADAILDRLIHNAYRLTLKGESMRKRRSQLDPIGNLA